A region of Streptomyces sp. R44 DNA encodes the following proteins:
- the ftsX gene encoding permease-like cell division protein FtsX: MRAQFVLSEIGVGLRRNLTMTFAVIVSVALSLALFGGALLMREQVSTMKDYWYDKVNVSIFLCNKADAATAAKCSKGAATRQQREQIEADLKKMDIVESVHHETADEAFNHYKQQYGDTAIASVVTPDQMQESVRVKLKDPEKYKVVATAFAGRDGVESVQDQRNILQNLFDLMNGMNIAALGVMGLMLIIALMLIVNTVRVSAFSRRRETGIMRLVGASSFYIQMPFIMEAAFAGLLGGGVACVLLLVGRYFLIDHGIALAEKMQLVNFIGWDAVLAKLPLVIAIGLLMPAVAAFIALRKYLKV; the protein is encoded by the coding sequence ATGCGCGCTCAGTTCGTGCTCTCGGAGATCGGCGTCGGTCTCCGCCGCAACCTGACGATGACCTTCGCCGTCATCGTCTCCGTCGCCCTGTCCCTCGCCCTCTTCGGTGGCGCGCTGCTCATGCGCGAGCAGGTCAGCACGATGAAGGACTACTGGTACGACAAGGTCAACGTCTCCATCTTCCTCTGCAACAAGGCGGACGCGGCCACGGCGGCCAAGTGCTCCAAGGGTGCGGCCACCCGCCAGCAGAGGGAGCAGATCGAGGCCGATCTGAAGAAGATGGACATCGTCGAGTCCGTCCATCACGAGACGGCCGACGAGGCCTTCAATCACTACAAGCAGCAGTACGGCGACACCGCCATCGCCTCCGTGGTGACGCCTGATCAGATGCAGGAGTCGGTCCGGGTCAAGCTCAAGGACCCGGAGAAGTACAAGGTCGTCGCCACGGCCTTCGCCGGCCGGGACGGCGTCGAATCCGTCCAGGACCAGCGGAACATCCTGCAGAACCTCTTCGACCTGATGAACGGCATGAACATCGCCGCCCTCGGTGTCATGGGCCTGATGCTGATCATCGCGCTGATGCTGATCGTCAACACGGTCCGCGTCTCGGCCTTCAGCCGCCGCCGCGAGACCGGCATCATGCGGCTGGTCGGCGCGTCCAGCTTCTACATCCAGATGCCGTTCATCATGGAGGCCGCCTTCGCCGGACTCCTCGGCGGCGGCGTCGCCTGCGTGCTGCTGCTCGTCGGCCGGTACTTCCTGATCGACCACGGCATCGCGCTCGCCGAGAAGATGCAGCTCGTCAACTTCATCGGCTGGGACGCCGTCCTCGCGAAGCTGCCGCTGGTGATCGCCATCGGACTCCTCATGCCCGCCGTGGCCGCCTTCATCGCGCTGCGCAAGTACCTGAAGGTGTGA
- the ftsE gene encoding cell division ATP-binding protein FtsE — MIRFDNVSKSYPKQSRPALRDVSLEIEKGEFVFLVGSSGSGKSTFLRLLLREERASQGQVHVLGKDLARLSNWKVPQMRRQLGTVFQDFRLLPNKTVAENVAFAQEVIGKPRGEIRKAVPQVLDLVGLGGKEDRMPGELSGGEQQRVAIARAFVNRPMLLIADEPTGNLDPQTSVGIMKLLDRINRTGTTVVMATHDQNIVDQMRKRVIELEKGRLVRDQARGVYGYQH, encoded by the coding sequence GTGATCCGATTCGACAACGTCTCCAAGTCCTATCCGAAGCAGAGCCGCCCCGCGCTCCGGGATGTCTCCCTGGAGATCGAGAAGGGGGAGTTCGTCTTCCTCGTCGGTTCCTCCGGCTCCGGAAAGTCGACTTTCCTGCGACTGCTCCTGCGTGAGGAGCGCGCCAGCCAGGGCCAGGTGCACGTCCTCGGCAAGGACCTGGCCCGGCTCTCCAACTGGAAGGTGCCGCAGATGCGGCGCCAGCTGGGCACCGTCTTCCAGGACTTCCGCCTGCTGCCCAACAAGACCGTCGCCGAGAACGTGGCCTTCGCCCAGGAGGTCATCGGCAAGCCGCGCGGCGAGATCCGCAAGGCCGTGCCGCAGGTGCTCGACCTGGTCGGACTCGGCGGCAAGGAGGACCGGATGCCGGGCGAGCTCTCCGGCGGTGAGCAGCAGCGCGTCGCCATCGCCCGGGCCTTCGTCAACCGGCCGATGCTGCTGATCGCCGACGAGCCCACCGGCAACCTCGACCCGCAGACCTCCGTCGGCATCATGAAGCTGCTCGACCGCATCAACAGGACAGGGACCACCGTCGTCATGGCGACCCACGACCAGAACATCGTCGACCAGATGCGCAAGCGCGTCATCGAGCTCGAAAAGGGCCGCCTCGTCCGCGACCAGGCGCGCGGCGTCTACGGCTACCAGCACTGA